Proteins from a genomic interval of Mustela lutreola isolate mMusLut2 chromosome 4, mMusLut2.pri, whole genome shotgun sequence:
- the GGPS1 gene encoding geranylgeranyl pyrophosphate synthase, producing the protein MEKTQETVQRILLEPYKYLLQLPGKQVRTKLSQAFNHWLKVPEDKLQIIIEVTEMLHNASLLIDDIEDNSKLRRGFPVAHSIYGIPSVINSANYVYFLGLEKVLTLNHPDAVKLFTHQLLELHQGQGLDIYWRDNYTCPTEEEYKAMVLQKTGGLFGLAVGLMQLFSDYKEDLKPLLNTLGLFFQIRDDYANLHSKEYSENKSFCEDLTEGKFSFPTIHAIWSRPESTQVQNILRQRTENVDIKKYCVHYLEDVGSFEYTRSTLKELESKAYKQIDARGGNPELVALIKHLSKMFKEENE; encoded by the exons atGGAGAAAACTCAAGAAACAGTCCAAAGAATTCTTCTAGAACCCTATAAGTATTTACTTCAGTTACCAG gTAAACAAGTGAGAACCAAACTTTCACAGGCATTTAATCATTGGCTAAAAGTTCCAGAAGACAAACTACAG ATTATCATTGAAGTGACAGAAATGTTGCATAATGCCAGTTTGCTCATCGATGATATCGAAGACAACTCAAAACTCCGACGTGGCTTTCCAGTGGCACACAGCATCTATGGAATTCCATCTGTCATCAATTCTGCCAATTATGTGTATTTCCTTGGCCTTGAGAAAGTCTTAACCCTTAATCACCCAGATGCAGTGAAGCTTTTCACCCACCAGCTTTTGGAACTCCATCAGGGACAAGGTCTAGATATTTATTGGAGGGATAATTACACTTGTCCCACTGAAGAAGAATATAAAGCAATGGTGCTGCAGAAGACAGGTGGACTCTTCGGATTAGCAGTAGGTCTCATGCAGTTGTTCTCTGACTACAAAGAAGATCTAAAGCCACTGCTTAATACACTGGGGCTCTTTTTCCAAATTAGGGATGATTATGCTAATCTACACTCCAAAGAATATAGTGAAAACAAAAGCTTTTGTGAAGATCTAACAGAGGGAAAGTTCTCCTTCCCTACTATTCATGCTATTTGGTCGAGGCCTGAAAGCACGCAAGTGCAGAATATCTTGCGTCAGAGAACCGAGAATgtagatattaaaaaatactgtgtACATTATCTTGAGGATGTAGGTTCTTTTGAATACACTCGGAGTACTCTTAAAGAGCTTGAATCTAAAGCCTATAAACAAATCGATGCACGTGGTGGGAACCCTGAGCTTGTAGCCCTAATTAAGCACTTAAGCAAAATGTTCAAAGAAGAGAATGAATAA